DNA from Neoarius graeffei isolate fNeoGra1 chromosome 17, fNeoGra1.pri, whole genome shotgun sequence:
acactatatggccaaaaatatGTGGATACCAGACCATAACACTGATATGGAGGTCTTACCCAAACTGGTGCCACAAAATTGGAAACAGAATTGTCTAGAATATCTTTGTAGACTGTGTCATTAGATTTATTTTCCCCAAAACTAAGTGGTTAAGCTCAAATCTATTCCAGTACAGTCACAtctataaagacatggtttgtccAGTTTGGTAttgaagaactcaagtggcctgcacaaagccctgacctcaaaccCACTGAATACCTTTGGAATAAACTGGAACACCAACTTCATGCCAGTCCTTCTTGCCAAACATCAGTGTCCAGCGTCTTGTGCTCTTGTGACTGATTGAGCAAAAATCCCCATAACCATTTTCCAaaacctagtggaaagccttcttaGAAGAGTGGTAACTGTTTGTAGAAGAAAAGGGGGACCAGTTCCATATTAATGCCCATTGTTTTGGAATAAGATGTttaatggtcaggtgtctacatatttttggccaaatagtgtATGTATAGTATAAAATGCGCAACAACAATTTGTACATTTGTAACATCTGTAGAAATATGTGTTGAAGTAAGAAAATTGGGCTGATGGAATATATCTATATTCTGCCAGAACTTATTCAAAGTTGCAAAAGAAATCATATGTTCTGCCTATGGTTTCCTGGTTTTAATTTTATAGCAGATTGTTGTGCTTTCTGTGTAAGATCCCCAATGACAGGGAACCAGTATTTTTGCTCTATGGCATTAAAACAATTCAGAATTATAGAATATGAATGAAGTGAATGGAAATGCTCAAGGTCCATTCTAGCACACAGTTTACAAACACAAAAATGGTACTTTCTGGGTCCTCACTGTCCTGATTCATTTCTGTGGCtctttatttgacttttgattgtATGAATGTTTGTGTTTAAACACAACCAAGAAATCTGAGGTCTCCAATctcatgcaaaaatggtttgtgtGGGTGTAGGTTTATTCCAAACAAATCTAGCAAACACCTAAGGGTTGTTTAATTGGTGGCTCCTAATAGACTGGAATAACATCCAGACACACCTGGCCCCTTTCAGACATGCTTGAAGACCCCTGAAAGAATTAAAATGGCTGTTTTCACTATGACAAAGCCTGCACCTGGGaaattgtagttttctttttaataattttcacTATGAAGTTTCTGAATTCCTTTGTGCTCAAGGTATAAATTATGGGATTTAACATGGGTGGAATTGTGAATGATAGTGAAGTACTAATTATCCGAGCATGAGGATGGATAGAGAATATTATAGCTAGAAAGTATGTACTTGTTATAGGAAGGAAATATATTCCTACAACCAACAGATGAGAGATGCATGTTTTGAACGCTTTAAGACGGCCCTCCCACGTTGTAATTTGAATTAAGGCCAACAGAATGCCAAAGTATGATACAACTATTCCAGTCAATGGTACATAGATGTACATTACAACAGAAAAGCTTGCTAAGAAGTAATGTATGCGTTTGTCATTACAAGCAATTCCAAAAATTGGTCCATTGTCACAAAAAAAGCTTTGTACCACATTGGTTTTACAGAATGAAAGTCGTGTAATCAAAACCACAGTTGTTCCAATTACAACAACATTAAATATCCATATTGCTGTTAAAGTCACAAACATGAAGGAATTATTAACAATCGCATGGTATCTCAGAGGAAAGCAAATGGCAATAAAACGATCATATGCCATGACAACAAGAGTTAAACACTGGCCAGCAGAAAAGAAATAAGTAAAAAACATGTTTGCCAAACAAGCATCATAGGATATGTACtgtgagttaaaaagaaaagtcttcacaaggttaggAATCAGTGCATTTGCTTCACCAAAGTCTGACAGAGCTAAATTAAAGATCCCCATGTATTTAGGAATATGCAGAGTTCGGTCAACTAATATCATGAAAAGGACAAGTGAGTTCCCACACAGTGAGACAATatagacaaaaataaaaaaaaaaaaaactaagtagTATTGAATGAAAGGTATTCCAGAAAATCCACTGATGAAAAAGTACTCTGGACGCACAAATGATGCATTTTGTAGTAAACTGGAGTTCAAACCACTCATGATGATCTAGATTTTAATGCTGTTCACGTCCTTCCCAACTTGAAATGACAGACATAATgacaaatttttaaaaatgcacacATATTCAGCATTGTAGAAATAGTTTAAATTTAAATGATACAGTAATATAAGGACTAACTGCATGAAAGGACCATTTACGCTTAACTCAGTTTTAAAAGTGAAGCTGTTACAGTGAAAACTGGATAGACTATTGAAATAATTAAATTTACTCTTGCTCTTTTGTTTGCCCAACCTTATACCTTGTTGTAATATCAGTTCTACTTGTGTGCATGCATGATATGGAGAGATGTTGAACCATATTTTCTCATATGATATCTCAGAAAGTAATGTATAGCCTACCTATTTGTATTGTCTGGTTTTATAGCcccatttcattgtttagttttgATAGTACTCTTTTTGGAACAAGGTAAAGGACAAAAACATAATGACACATGAAATGTTGGGGACCATCAGGAAAAAGAAAACACTCTAATAAATACAGTAACCATCTTGGAACAATTATATTATATGTTCACAAGATTTATCTGAGATATACTTTCATTTGTGAAAACATGAATAGTGGCTCCACTAGCCAATTGTTGTGAAATTTTATTGTAATGGCAATTCATAGCTTCACAaaacgtgtttttttttgtgATCAGTGTTTTTGGATGTTCATTATTTTTTAGCCaacttgattgattaattaagaTCCATTCCCAAAAGAATTAAGAAGGATTAAACCTGCATGTGGATGCCATGTTCTTCATGAATGTTAATTAAATAATTATAAGTGTTTCCGGAGATGTTGATGTTGAGGCTCGATAGCAGTTTTTTGAAGATGGGCAGTGGGTGGGGAGTGGTAGAAGGACATCCACAATAAACATTATGTTTTTGAGTCTTGTGAATCCATTCATGTGTTAAATTGTTtttttcagttttgttcatcaattcatttacaaccccgattccaaaaaagttgggacaaagtacaaattgtaaataaaaacggaatgcaatgatgtggaagtttcaaaattccatattttattcagaatagaacatagatgacatatcaaatgtttaaactgagaaaatgtatcatttaaagagaaaaattaggtgattttaaatttcatgacaacaacacatctcaaaaaagttgggacaaggccatgtttaccactgtgaaacatccccttttctctttacaacagtctgtaaacgtctagggactgaggagacaagttgctcaaggttagggataggaatgttaacccattcttgtctaatgtaggattctagttgctcaactgtcttaggtcttttttgtcgtatcttccgttttatgatgcgccaaatgttttctatgggtgaaagatctggactgcaggctggccagttcagtacccggacccttcttctatgcagccatgatgctgtaattgatgcagtatgtgctttggcattgtcatgttggaaaatgcaaggtcttccctgaaagagacgtcgtctggatgggagcatatgttgctctagaacctggatatacctttcagcattgatagtgtctttccagatgtgtaagctgcccatgccacacgcactaatgcaaccccataccatcagagatgcaggcttctgaactgagcgctgataacaacttgggtcgtccttctcctctttagtctgaatgacacggcgtccctgatttccataaagaacttcaaattttgattcgtctgaccacagaacagtttttcactttgccacagtccattttaaatgagtcttggcccagagaagacgtctgagcttctggatcatgtttagctacggcttcttctttgaactatagagttttagctggcaacggcggatggcacggtgaattgtgttcacagataatgttctctggaaatattcctgagcctgttttgtgatttccaatacagaagcatgcctgtatgtgatgcagtgccgtctaagggcccgaagatcacgggcacccggtatggttttccggccttgacccttaggcacagagattcttccagattctctgaatcttttgatgatattatgcactgtagatgatgatatgttcaaactctttgcaattttacactgtcaaactcctttctgatattgctccactatttgtcggtgcagaattagggggattggtgatcctcttcccatctttacttctgagagccgctgccactccaagatgctctttttatacccagtcatgttaatgacctattgccaattgacctaatgagttgcaatttggtcctccagctgttccttttttgtacctttaacttttccagcctcttattgcccctgtcccaacttttttgagatgtgttgctgtcatgaaatttcaaatgagccaatatttggcatgaaatttcaaaatgtctcactttcgacatttgatatgttgtctatgttctattgtgaatacaatatcaatttttgagatttgtaaattattgcattccgtttttatttacaatttgtactttgtcccaacttttttggaatcggggttgtagttgtgtGGTTTTCCCAACCAAGCAATAATGTTCATGGACTTCATAATCTCCTTGTATATCTGTGCTAAGAAGTATAATTTTTCATACTGTTACATGCACTGAAACACTAAAAATGCTAATTATTAATGTAACCACATAATGGTCAGGACGTAATGAGTAGGTAATTTCATATATGTGTATGCACCCATATGTGATTAACATTGTTCTACTTTATACTAGATGTCTCTCAGTGACTTCAGATGCTGAGCAGAtagacagaagagagagagagagagagagagagagagagagagagagagagagcacaatgcAATGTTCCCCAAAAGCACcctgctgaatgtgtgtgtgtgtgtgtgtgtgtgtgtgtgtgtgtgtgtgtgtgtgtgtgtgtgtgtgtgtgaaagaaataTAAAAGCTTTCTTCTTCTTCGAAACTTGACACTAATCCAATGCAATGCTTTGATGACCTGTGTGTGGCttgctgtggcagtgggggcatggccgagtgctagtttgtgaatggagggtgaggcCAGAAAAGGTGAGTGGAGAAACAATCACACCTGTGTCTGATTaatgttgtgtgtatgtgtgtgagtgtctcCGTTTTAACAAAGCTAAGAATCTGAAAATAAAATGAACCCAGGAACTAAACAGGATCCCGCCTGTCCCAGTGCTTCAGTGTCCCACCTTACTGAAGGGAGTGCTGCACTGGTGCAGAAACCTGGGAACCTGAAGTGAACTGCCAACATGGAGTTCTCACCCCTTAAGGAACTCATCCATGCTGctgcccaacagaaccagcaccaggtgctggttacGTTGCGCATTGAATAGAAGCAGTGTTTCAAAGCATTGCTGTGGGCCCAGCAGGAGGATTGACAGGCATTCTGGAACTTACTCGCGTTGGCGGGTGCCCTAGCTTCAGTGTCTGCTGGCTTCCCCCACATTAGTCTGATAAAGATGGGGCCTCATGATGATTTGGAATCCTTCCTCATGCTGTTTGAGCAAGTTGTGGAGGTATGGGGTAGCCAGTTGAGCAGCGAGCAGTTTGTCTATTACCACCCCTGACCGGAAAAACCCAGCTTGCTTCCCAGCATCTACCCATGGACAACAGGCTGGAGTACTCAGGCTAAAACAGAGCCATCTTGCAATGTGTCAACTGCACCCCCAAAAAATATCATCTGTGCTTCTGCATGCTGACTCTGAAGGAGGTCAGCTGGCTGGTCATTCACGTTCAGCCAGCAGCTCTGAAATGCATTTATTGTTCCATGTCATGGTCTACCACTCACAGCCACCACTGGCACGATGGTGGAAGTCTGCGGTGCCGAGGGCATCATCAACACAATCACACTGGAACAATTCAATCCATTTATCCAGCGGCTGCCGGGAAATACAGTGAAGTGGGTCTAGTGCCATCCCTCGGCATTGCTGGATAAAGTGATCACTCTGGCTGAGGACCATCTGGCGGTGCATCTAGCAGCAGGTCATCATGatgtctcttctctctctctctctctcttgctctcgctctctctccactCTTTCCTCCCATcctttccctgtgtctgcattaTGGCAGCAGGGGTCAACTCCCACACAGCCAGCTCGCTAAGCCTGTGGTCCACCCCACACTTCTTCCCTTTATGTTTCTGTGTCTGTTCCTCCTCAAGTGAGTGATCCACAAGCCACTGGTGCAGAGGTGAGGCCTGGGCCAGTGTCCTGGCACTTCCTGGACAAGTGCCCCGTGATGGAAGTGGGGGCAGTGGTctagatccccgatgtgccaaaGACTGCCCCAATCAATCTGGAGCATACCCCATATTGGTAAGTATCCAAGAGGGTATGCTATCATGCATTGTTGGATTCAGGATGTAATCAGACTtccatagaatagaatagaatacctttactgttactatacacatgtacagtgagattaaagcatctccaataacagtgcaaacagtgtggagagagagagagagagagagagaggggaaggggaaaaaaggtgtgtgtgtgtgtaagggggataaggtgcacagtcctgaggtgtatgtgttgtattacacattatggagtgaggtattgctcattgcacatataaagtattgcacagagagaatcatattataaattattgcatgagagagtcacattataaagtaaaatattacacatttatgaagtattgcaaggtaaggtaaggtaggtgcacagacttgaggtgtatgtgctgtgtgtaaggtgcacagtcctgaggtgcatgtgctgtgtgtaaggtgcacagtcctgaggtgaggtgagtgaggtgaatgtgttgtgtttcacattatggagtgaggtattgcacattataaaagtattgcacagagagagtcaccttataaagtactgcacattatgaattattgcacgaagagagtcacatagtaaaataaatagactataaagtcagagcatatccgagttcagggcggttatggcttttggaaagaagctgtttttgaatcggtttgaatccttggtgcaaggtgaggcattgggtacagtgGACTTAAGGGAGGTGCAGTGTGTGCATGGAGATGTTCATGAATGACACCTGATGGTGTCTGTCCAAATCCAATTTCGGGGAATAAATCACAGCTTGGAGGCAGTGGATAATCCGTGCCTCACCCACCCAGTAATTTCGGGAACAGATTGGTTGGGATATAAgtatttaaaggcaaaagtagtggtgggtgggtcctgcagtaatgtgTTAAGGGGGATACTCATGGAGAGCTATCTGGGGAGGCTGACCCAGAGCCATCTATGTTGGATCTGCCACATAGCAACATGGAGAGTAGGGAACATCCCATCCCTCCTTTTTCTCTTGAGATTTCCCTGGAGGATTTCCCTCTGGAGCAGGcacaagatgagactctgtgacatgcttttgttcaaGTGAGGGTCATAAATGGTCAAACCCTCCAGCTGAACACTGCACTCTCCTGCCTGTACTGTTCCATAgttaaggataggctgtatcaCATGAAGTAAGTCACTCAGATTGGAGAAAAAAATGACATGGTTGTTAGTTCCAAAGAGCCATAGAGAACttatattccatgtggctcattatAACCTTATGGCAGGACACATagagcaggataaaacactgaccCATCTCATGGCCTGCTTCTACTGGCAaaggattcatggggatgtccatAGGTGTTGTgcggcatgttgcaaatgccagctggtgaatccagcaaACACCCCAAAAGTGCCATTTCACACTCTTCCcctaattgagaccccattcaaAATAATTGTGATGGATcttattgggccattagattggtctgaTCATGGCCTCACCCTTCAACTTATTTTTTGTACAGGTGTATGCTCCAACTACAGATGCCCCGGATGAAGAAGTGGAAGCTTTCTATGACCAGTTGCTGCAGATACTGCAAGACTGCCCAAGCCAGGACATGGTGATGGTAGCAGGGGACTTTAATGCCAAAGTAGCTGCTGACAGAGACGAGAAAGAGGTGTGTGGTCCTTTTGGTCTAGGAACAGCCAATGAACGTGGAGAGCGCCTAGTGGAATTCTGCCAGGATAATGGTTTGTTCATCACAAACACTGGCTTCAAGCACCACGTAAGAAGATGCTACACTTGGCAGGCACCCGGGGGAAGGTACAGGAATCAAATAGACTACATTCTCATCAATAGAAGATGGAGAAATTGTGTCACCAACAGCCGATCCTACCCTGGACCGGACTGCGGATCTGACCACAACGCTGTAATTGCAACCCTAAGGCTCCGGATCAAACGAAATGCCCAGAGGAACAAGAGGAACCAACTGAATCTGGCAGCACTAGAGATACCTGCAGTGCGGGGAAAGTACAACATTGAAGTCAACAACAGGTTTGAAGCACTGAACCTGCTGGAAGAAGAAAGCACACCGGACAACTTCTGTATGGCATTTAATGAAGTAATAAAATCCACAGCAGCAAAGACCCTTGGTAAAGCACCAAGAAGAGCGAACCACCCATGGATTAAACAAAGTACACTGGACCTTATGGACAGAAGGCGGGACTTGAAAACCCAGCGCAGCACCACAGTAAACGGTGACCTACACTACAGGGAGCTGGACCGAGAAATCCAGAGAGAAGCAAGGAACGACAAGGCAAAGTGGCTAGAAGAACAGTGTGCCGATATAGAACAGGGACTGCAACGCAACAGCACCTTAAGGAAATCTTACTCCACTATCAAGAAGCTGTGGTGAGGTTTTCAACCTAGACAAAGGAACATTAAAGCAGTTGATAACAGCATACTGACCAACCTACAAAGCATTCTTCAAAGATGGAAGGAGTACTGCGAGAAGTTGTACAGTGACAATGCAGATGATGGAGATAACTACAGCACACCAGAGGAAGATGGGAGTGACAACTTCTCGGAAATCCTGGAGTCAGAGGTAGAAGAAGCAATCCAATGTCTACCAAAGAACAAGGCAGCAGGTGTAGATGACGTTC
Protein-coding regions in this window:
- the LOC132864762 gene encoding olfactory receptor 10A2-like, producing the protein MSGLNSSLLQNASFVRPEYFFISGFSGIPFIQYYLVFFFFIFVYIVSLCGNSLVLFMILVDRTLHIPKYMGIFNLALSDFGEANALIPNLVKTFLFNSQYISYDACLANMFFTYFFSAGQCLTLVVMAYDRFIAICFPLRYHAIVNNSFMFVTLTAIWIFNVVVIGTTVVLITRLSFCKTNVVQSFFCDNGPIFGIACNDKRIHYFLASFSVVMYIYVPLTGIVVSYFGILLALIQITTWEGRLKAFKTCISHLLVVGIYFLPITSTYFLAIIFSIHPHARIISTSLSFTIPPMLNPIIYTLSTKEFRNFIVKIIKKKTTISQVQALS